CGACCCGGCGAAGGTCAAGGCCATCGGCCATCGCGGCAAGTTCTTCAACGTCATGGGTCCGCTCGCCTGCGTGCCCTCGCCGCAGGGCCGGCCGGTGCTGGTGCAGGCCGGCGCTTCGCCGCGCGGCATCCAGGCCTCGGCCTATTTCGCCGACATGGTCTTCGCCGCCAGCCCCGGCAAGGACAAGCAGGTGAAGCACCGCAAGGCGCTCGACGCCGCGCTCACCGCCCAGGGCCGCGACCCGTCCGGCGTCGGCATCGTCTGGGACGTGGTGCTGATCGTCGGCGAGACCGACGAGGATGCGAAGCGCCGCCACGAGCAGCTGCTCACCGCCGTGCCGCCGGAGGCCGTCGGCGCCTTCATGTCGCATCAGATCGGCTACGACCTGTCGAAGCTGCCCGACAGCTTCACCATCGCCGAGATCAACGAGCAGATCGTCAAGGCCAACGCCTCGCCCGTCGGCTTCCTCAATATGACGACCGGCATCGACCCGCAGGAGACGATCACGAAGGACGCCTTCTACGAGGTCATCAAGCACCACACCGCCGGCTACGACCACGCCATCGTCGGCTCGGCCGAGAAGGTCGCCGACTATCTGGAGGAGATCTTCGTGGCCACCGGCGAGCGCGGCGGCTTCATGATCGCCCACCCGCCGGCGGTGCCGCGCGACCTGCTCAACGTCGTCGACTTCCTCATCCCCGAACTGCAGCGCCGCGGCCGTTTCCGCAAGGAATACCGCTATTCGACGCTGCGCGAGAACCTCCTCGACTCCTGACACGAAAGGACAAGGCTGATGGCTCTGGTCACCGGTTTCGACGCGACTGCCTCCGGCAGGATCGCTTCCCTCGCAGGTGCGATCGCCGGGTCGGACCGGACGCGCCATGCCGTGATCTCGTTCCTCTCCGTGGTCTCGCTGGTCGCGCTCTGGCAGTTCGGCTCCATGACGCTTCCCTCGAGCGTGCTGCCCGGTCCGGTCCGCGTGGTGTCGGCGCTCGTCGCCAACGTCCTGCAGGGCGACATCTTCACCGACATCGCCATCACGCTCGGGCGCATCGCGGCCGCCTTTGCCATCGCCATGGGGGTCGCGCTCGTGCTCGGCTTCTCCATGGCGCTGTCGCGCACGGCGGGGATCTTCTTCCACGTCTGGATCATCTGCGGCATCACCATCCCCGCCCTCGTGACCATCCTGACGCTCTACATGGTGGTCGGCCTCAACGACACCGCCGCCGTCCTCGGGGCGGCCGCGCCGGTCATTCCGGTGCTCGCCATCAACATCCGAGAGGGCGTGAAGGGCATCGACACCCGCCTGATCGGCATGGCGCGTGCCTTCCGGGCCGACCGGCGCCAGCAGATCGTGTCGGTGATGGCGCCGCAGGTGGCGCCGATGCTGCTCGCCTCCACCCGCTTCGGCATCGGCCTCGTCTGGAAGATGGTGCTGTTCGTCGAACTGCTCGGGCGCGGCAGCGGCGTCGGCTACAAGATCGAGTTCTTCTACCAGATGTTCAACATGACCGAGGTTCTCGCCTACGCGCTGAGCTTCGTCTTCGTCATGCTGTTCATCGAGGTGGCGATCCTCGGCACCATCGAACGCCGCATCTTCCGCTGGAAGCGGAACTGAGGTCCGGCGCCATGACCTTTCCCTTCCGTCCCCCCGCTTCGGTACAGGCCGCCATGTCCCAGATCTCCCTGACCGACATCCACAAGCAGTTCCCCGGCCGCGGCGGCAAGGGCGGCTGGAAGGCGCTCGACGGCGTCTCCTTCGACATCGCGACCGGCGAGATCGTCGGCCTGCTCGGGCCGTCCGGCTGCGGCAAGTCGACCCTGCTCAACATCGTCGCCGGTCTAGACGACACCTACGAGGGGACCGTCGCCATCCAGGGCCGTCCCCTGGCCGAACAGATCGGCCAGGGCTTCCGCGTCGCCTACGTTTTCCAGGAAGCGCGGCTGATGCCCTGGCGGACGCTGCGCGGCAACATCGAGTTCGTGCTCCAGGCGGCCGATTTCCCGCGGACGGAGTGGGCCGGGCGCATCGACCGGGTGCTCGGGCTGGTCGAGCTCTCCAAGTTCGCCGATTTCTTCCCGCTCCAGTTGTCGGGAGGCATGCAGCAGCGCGCCTCGATCGCCCGGGCCTTCGCCATCGAGCCGGACATCCTGTTGATGGACGAGCCGTTCAGCGCGCTCGACGAACTGACCGCGCGGCGGCTGCGCCAGAGCCTGCTGACCATCTGGTCGGCTTTCCGCACCACCATCCTCTTCGTCAGCCACAACGCCTTCGAATCCACCTTCCTCGGCGACCGCGTGCTGGTCATGAGCCCCGGCCCCGGCGGGCGCATCAAAGAGGAGATCAATCTCCGCCACATCCAGCGGCCGCGCGACTACGAGGACACCGCGCTCTTCGTCGAGAGCAAGCGCGTGGTCGAGAGCCTGCAGCGGCACATGGGAAACCGGCCGGAGCATCACTGACGACGTCCCCCAGCATCGACACCGAACCCACCACGGAGCATTCGCATGATCCTGACGCGCAGACTGGCCATGGCGGCCGTGCTTTTCGCCGGCGCACTCCTTTCCACCGGCGCTTCCGCCGAAACGCCGATGGGCGATGGCGGGACCATTCGACTGATGTCGAACCCGGTCGGCACCCAGTCCTACCCGCCCTACGTCATCGACAAGTTCAATCTCGACGAGAAATACGGCTTCAAGCTGGAGGTGATCCCCTTCACCAACCCCCAGGCCGCCGTCGCCGCGCTGCAGAGCGCCAGCATCGAGGCGGTCGTGCAGGACTGGATCTCGGTCGCGCGGCTGCGCAACCAGAACATCCCCGTCATCGGCGTCGCGCCCTTCCTCTCCTATGTGAACACGGTGCTCCTGCCGGCGGACTCGACGGTGAAGACGCTCGCCGACCTGAAGGGGAAGCGCCTCGGCACCTACACCAAGACCGGCTTCGACTGGATCATCCTCCAGGCCGTGGCCAAGACGCAGTACGGTTTCGATCTCGCCAAGGAAGTGACGCTGCAGGAAGGCGCGCCCTCGCTGCTGCGCGGCTCGCTCGAGCAGGGCCAGCTCGACGCGACGCTCATGTACAATTCGCTGACCCCCGACATGATCCTGTCGGGCAACGCCAAGCTGCTGATGACCATCCACGACGTCGTCGCCGAACTCGGCCTCGCCGAGGCGCCGTTCCTCATGTACGCCATGCGCGAGGACTACGCGAAGGCGAACCCGCAGAACGCGAAGGCCTTCGTGGCCGCCTATCAGGAGGCCATCGACATCCTCCTCTCCAATGCCGACGTGTGGAAGGAGCAGGGCCAGAACATGAAGCTCGCCCCCGAGGCGACCGAGATGTTCCGCCAGAACGCCAGCAAGGAGTTCATCAAGGCCTTCACGCCGGCGATGGCGGGCGTGCTCGACCAGACCTTCAAGGTTCTGCTGGACACGGCCGGACCCGACACCATGGGCATGACGGCCATGCCCGACGCGGTCCTGACCCTCGACTATCAGCCCTGAACCCTCCGGCGGCGGGCGCGGACCGCGCCCGCCATGCCGTCCTCTCACGCTCCGCACACACACACCGCTCACGGGATTTGTTCGCCATGTTCCACTTCGCACGTGCCGCGGCGTCCGCCGCCATCGCCCTCGGCATGCTCGCCGCGAACCCCGTCGCCGGTGCGGCCGAACCCATCGGCGACGGCGGCGTCGTCCGCATGATGGCGAGCCCCTACGGCTCGCAGTCCTTCATCCCCTTCGTGATCGACAAGTTCGACCTCGACACGAAATACGGCTTCCAGCTCGAGCGCATCGTCTTCTCCGACAGCAAGGCCGCCGCCGCCGCCATCCAGTCCGGCAGCGCCGAGATCGCGCTGTTCGACTGGAACACGCTCGCCCTGATGCGCAACGGCGGCATCGACGTGATCGGGATCGCGCCCTTCATCACCTATGTGAGCACGATCGTCGTGCCGAAGGAGTCTCCGATTAGGGGCGTCGGCGATCTCAAGGGTAGGAAGTTCGGCATCTTCTCGCGCCAGAGCACCGACTGGATCCTCGTCGATACGCTGGCGCGCAAGAACTACGAGCTCGATCTGGCGAAAGACGCGCAACTGGTCGAGGCGGCGCCACCGCTGCTGCGCGGCTCGCTGGAACAGGGCGCCATCGACGCCACCATCATGTTCTCCTCCATCGCGCCCGACATGCTGGCGACGGGGAAGTTCCGCAACGCCTTCGCCATCCGCGACGTCGCCGAGGAACTCGGCCTGCCGCTGGCGCCCTACCTGATGATCGGCACCACGGAGCGCTACGCCGCCGAGAAGCCGCAGAACGTGAAGGCCTTCGTCGCCGCCTACCAGGAGGTCTACGACATCCTCATGAAGGACGACGGCGTCTGGCAGGAGCAGGGCACCAACATGAAGCTCTCGCCCGAGGCGATCGTCTTCTACCGCGACCAGATGCGCCGCGACATGCTGCGCTCCTTCGGCGATCAGGACGACGCGACGCTGCACAAGACCTTCGACCTGCTGCTCGAGACGGCGGGCGCCAAGGCGCTCGGCATGGAGGCGATGCCGCAGACGATCCTGAGCCTCGAGTTCCAGCGATAGCCGGCAGGGAGGGCAGGGGAGCGCCATGATCGTCGAGACCACCAACTACTTCGCCAAGCCGGGCCTCGCCGACGCGGTCCTGGAGCGGCGGCGCGAGGGATCGCGGCTGCGCCGCACGCTCGGCCTCGCCGCCGGATGCATCCTGGTCAACCGGGGCGGCCCCGGACCCGACGTGCGCTGGGAGTGCAGCTTCGCCGACGAGGCCGCCTTCGCCGCCGATCTCGCCGCCCGCGACGCCAGCCCCGAATTCGCACGGCAGCGCGCCGAAATGGGCGCGCTCACCGACCGCTTCGAGCGGCACGTCTTCACCGTCGACGACACCGAATTCTGACACGACGCGGCGCTTTTGGCCGCCACACCAGCAAGGACGAACACCATGGCCGCAACCACCAAGGGCACGGGCAAGAAGATCCGGATCGCGCATCTGGCGGGTCCCAACGCCACGATCCAGAACACGCCGCCGCTGGTGACGTCGAACAAGGCGCGCGCCGCGCATGGCCTGCCGCTGCTCACCGATGTGGAAGGCAAGCCCTCGCGCTTCGACCCGCTGCGGCCGCAGAAGCTCGCCGCGCCCGTCACTGTCTATGTCGAGCAGTTCTCCGCCCACCCGCTGGAGAAGGACGTGGCCGAACTCTACGCGCCGGCCGACGGCTATCTCGACGCCGCCGGGAACTTCTCCACCGAAAGGACCTCGCCCGACGACAGGCCGGTCTACAAGGTCGAGATCGGTCCGGAGGACGGCTACTACCCGCTGCCCTACATGGCCCGCCAGGCCGACGGTTCGGCCTGGGAGACCGACGGCACCACGATGCGCGCCGATCGCGCGCATTCGCGCCAGCCCTTCATGCCGGACGGCGCGCGCACCTTCGAGGAGGTCGACCGTCTCGGCGTCGACAGCCTGGGCATCGGCAACACGATCTCGAATGTCGCCGACGTCGACTTCTTCCGCCTCGCGCCGTCCGCCGGCTACACCAAGGGCCTGCCGGCGGCCGAGCGGACGGACATGGGCGAGGGCGACATCGCGCCGGAGGTGGCCGGCGCGAACTTCTTCCCCTACCGGCCGGCGCATCTCAACCAGTCGCCGCCGCGCATGACGCTCGCGCGCATCACCAACATGGCGCAGACGATCCTGTCGTCGGGCGACTATGACGGCGCGATCTGGACGCAAGGCAGCCCGCGCGTCGAGGAGACCGTCTACTGGTTCAATCTCGCCCTCGACGTCACGGTCCCGGTCATCGGCAACGCCTCGCAGCGCTACCACGGCCAGATCAGCAATGACGGGCCGAAGAACCTCGCCGATTCCGTCGACTGGCTGTCCTCGAAGGTCTGGGCCGACGAGCACGGGCGCAACCGCGTCGGCGTCGTCATGGTGCAGGACCAGCGCGTCTTCGCCGCCCGCGAGGTCACCAAGGTCGACGCGCGGCCGGGCGGCTATGCGGTCGCCGGCGGCCATGGCGGCATCCTGGGGGCCGGCGGCGGCGGCACCGGCTCGGTGCTGCGCTACGTGCCGGCGACGAAGCACACCTGGCAGTCGGAGGTGAACGTCTCGAAGCTGCCGAGTTCCGTCACCGGCATCCGCCTCGGCGAGAGCGGCATCGAGACGCTGGACGTGGCGGTGAAGGACGCCGCCGACGCCATCCTGGAGACAGCGATCCCCAAGGTCTCCATCGTCAAGGATGCGAGCTACATCGAGGACGACTGGACGAGCGATCCGGCGCAGGAGGTCGATACCATCGCCTTCATGGACTACAAGCTGAAGCACGCGCCTCTCTCGGGCTTCGTGCTCGAGGGTCTGAACCCCTACGGCAAGGCGGCCGCCACCTCCAAGTCGCGCATCCTGCTCAGGGCCGTCTTCAGCGGCTTCCCGGTCGTCAATGTCGGGCGCGGCACCACCGAGGGCTTCGCCATCCGCGGCGGCCCCTTCATCGCCGGCTCGAACCTCACCTCGGTCAAGGCGCGCATCCTCCTGATGCTCTGCATCATGAAGTTCGGCATGCTCCCGCCGGCGAAGGACCCGCTGAAGCCGACGCGGGAGGAGATGGCCGCGACCGAGGCGAAGCTCGCGCTCTATCAGGAGATCTTCGACACGCACTGACGGATCGGCCCGTTCCGGACCGCCGGATCCGCGCCGCATTTCGCAGCCGGTCCGGCTTTGCGGTTGCCTTTTGCCGTCCGCCGGGTTTAGAGGACGCGACGATCTATCGGAAGGAACCGCCATGTCAGCCCGTATCTACAGCCCGGCCAAGACCGCCATGCAGTCCGGCAAGGCCAAGACCGGCCGGTGGCTGCTGGAGTTCGATCCGGAGGCACCGAAGAAGATCGACCCGCTGATGGGCTACACCACGTCGAACGACATGAAGAGCCAGATCCGCCTCGTCTTCGATACCCGCGAGGAGGCCGTCGCCTACGCCACCAAGCACGGCATCCCCTTCCGCGTCCAGGAGCCGAAGGAAGCCAAGCGGCGGCAGATTTCCTATTCCGACAATTTCCGCTATGACCGCAAGGTGCCGTGGACGCACTGAACGTCCCGGCGACGACGACCCGGCCTTCCGGGCCGGCGGGACGGTCCCGTAGCTCAGATGGATAGAGCACCGGCCTTCTAAGCCGATGGTCGCAGGTTCGAGTCCTGCCGGGATCGCCACTTCATCAGTCATCTTCGGTGATCGGCACGCGGCTTCCGCAGCGCCTCTCCGCGACGGCCGGGGTCTTGCCCGGGCGATGGATCGAAACCGGCGCGGTCGCGTTATGCCGCTTACGCATCTTCGACCCGATTCCGCGAGCCCGCCTTGACAAGACCCGTTCCAGAGTCCGCGCCCTACCTCCCCATCGACGATACCACCTTTGCCAGACTGACCGACGCCATGCCGCAGATGGTCTGGTCGACGCGGCCGGACGGGTTCCACGACTACTACAATGCCCAGTGGTACGCGTTCACCGGCGTCCCCGACGGTTCGACCGACGGGGAAGGATGGGCCGGGATGTTCCATCCCGACGACCAGCCGGCGGCCTGGGATCGCTGGCGCCGGTCGCTTGCCACGGGCGAGCCCTACGAGGTCGAGTACCGGCTGCGGCACCGCAGCGGGACCTACCGCTGGACGATCGGCCGCGCCCACCCGATCCGCGACGCGTCGGGCGGGATCGTGCGCTGGATCGGCACCTGCACCGACATTCACGACGCCAAGGTCATCGCCGAGCAGAACGAGATCCTGGGACGCGAGCTCAGCCACCGCATCAAGAACATCTTCGCGGTGGTCTCGGGGATGATCTCGCTCTCGGCTCGGCAGTTTCCGGAGGCGGCCTC
The nucleotide sequence above comes from Aquibium microcysteis. Encoded proteins:
- a CDS encoding ABC transporter substrate-binding protein, which produces MFHFARAAASAAIALGMLAANPVAGAAEPIGDGGVVRMMASPYGSQSFIPFVIDKFDLDTKYGFQLERIVFSDSKAAAAAIQSGSAEIALFDWNTLALMRNGGIDVIGIAPFITYVSTIVVPKESPIRGVGDLKGRKFGIFSRQSTDWILVDTLARKNYELDLAKDAQLVEAAPPLLRGSLEQGAIDATIMFSSIAPDMLATGKFRNAFAIRDVAEELGLPLAPYLMIGTTERYAAEKPQNVKAFVAAYQEVYDILMKDDGVWQEQGTNMKLSPEAIVFYRDQMRRDMLRSFGDQDDATLHKTFDLLLETAGAKALGMEAMPQTILSLEFQR
- a CDS encoding ABC transporter substrate-binding protein, which translates into the protein MILTRRLAMAAVLFAGALLSTGASAETPMGDGGTIRLMSNPVGTQSYPPYVIDKFNLDEKYGFKLEVIPFTNPQAAVAALQSASIEAVVQDWISVARLRNQNIPVIGVAPFLSYVNTVLLPADSTVKTLADLKGKRLGTYTKTGFDWIILQAVAKTQYGFDLAKEVTLQEGAPSLLRGSLEQGQLDATLMYNSLTPDMILSGNAKLLMTIHDVVAELGLAEAPFLMYAMREDYAKANPQNAKAFVAAYQEAIDILLSNADVWKEQGQNMKLAPEATEMFRQNASKEFIKAFTPAMAGVLDQTFKVLLDTAGPDTMGMTAMPDAVLTLDYQP
- a CDS encoding ABC transporter permease, which encodes MALVTGFDATASGRIASLAGAIAGSDRTRHAVISFLSVVSLVALWQFGSMTLPSSVLPGPVRVVSALVANVLQGDIFTDIAITLGRIAAAFAIAMGVALVLGFSMALSRTAGIFFHVWIICGITIPALVTILTLYMVVGLNDTAAVLGAAAPVIPVLAINIREGVKGIDTRLIGMARAFRADRRQQIVSVMAPQVAPMLLASTRFGIGLVWKMVLFVELLGRGSGVGYKIEFFYQMFNMTEVLAYALSFVFVMLFIEVAILGTIERRIFRWKRN
- a CDS encoding asparaginase domain-containing protein, whose translation is MAATTKGTGKKIRIAHLAGPNATIQNTPPLVTSNKARAAHGLPLLTDVEGKPSRFDPLRPQKLAAPVTVYVEQFSAHPLEKDVAELYAPADGYLDAAGNFSTERTSPDDRPVYKVEIGPEDGYYPLPYMARQADGSAWETDGTTMRADRAHSRQPFMPDGARTFEEVDRLGVDSLGIGNTISNVADVDFFRLAPSAGYTKGLPAAERTDMGEGDIAPEVAGANFFPYRPAHLNQSPPRMTLARITNMAQTILSSGDYDGAIWTQGSPRVEETVYWFNLALDVTVPVIGNASQRYHGQISNDGPKNLADSVDWLSSKVWADEHGRNRVGVVMVQDQRVFAAREVTKVDARPGGYAVAGGHGGILGAGGGGTGSVLRYVPATKHTWQSEVNVSKLPSSVTGIRLGESGIETLDVAVKDAADAILETAIPKVSIVKDASYIEDDWTSDPAQEVDTIAFMDYKLKHAPLSGFVLEGLNPYGKAAATSKSRILLRAVFSGFPVVNVGRGTTEGFAIRGGPFIAGSNLTSVKARILLMLCIMKFGMLPPAKDPLKPTREEMAATEAKLALYQEIFDTH
- a CDS encoding ABC transporter ATP-binding protein gives rise to the protein MSQISLTDIHKQFPGRGGKGGWKALDGVSFDIATGEIVGLLGPSGCGKSTLLNIVAGLDDTYEGTVAIQGRPLAEQIGQGFRVAYVFQEARLMPWRTLRGNIEFVLQAADFPRTEWAGRIDRVLGLVELSKFADFFPLQLSGGMQQRASIARAFAIEPDILLMDEPFSALDELTARRLRQSLLTIWSAFRTTILFVSHNAFESTFLGDRVLVMSPGPGGRIKEEINLRHIQRPRDYEDTALFVESKRVVESLQRHMGNRPEHH
- a CDS encoding ETC complex I subunit, with the protein product MSARIYSPAKTAMQSGKAKTGRWLLEFDPEAPKKIDPLMGYTTSNDMKSQIRLVFDTREEAVAYATKHGIPFRVQEPKEAKRRQISYSDNFRYDRKVPWTH
- a CDS encoding NtaA/DmoA family FMN-dependent monooxygenase (This protein belongs to a clade of FMN-dependent monooxygenases, within a broader family of flavin-dependent oxidoreductases, the luciferase-like monooxygenase (LMM) family, some of whose members use coenzyme F420 rather than FMN.) — its product is MTTKMHIGYDLSWIQLEGRWRLPGSWTNAHYPDMRFFKELALIAERGLMDFMFWGDGTGIPSTWKGNRDDAVRWGVGWPRQDMSPYIAALSQITSRIGFGLTYSSTYMHPFYTSRLLNSLDHVTGGRIAFNVVASSRKADAANYGFDELMEHDQRYERMEEFVDVCKALWASVAPDAFILDRDSGVMADPAKVKAIGHRGKFFNVMGPLACVPSPQGRPVLVQAGASPRGIQASAYFADMVFAASPGKDKQVKHRKALDAALTAQGRDPSGVGIVWDVVLIVGETDEDAKRRHEQLLTAVPPEAVGAFMSHQIGYDLSKLPDSFTIAEINEQIVKANASPVGFLNMTTGIDPQETITKDAFYEVIKHHTAGYDHAIVGSAEKVADYLEEIFVATGERGGFMIAHPPAVPRDLLNVVDFLIPELQRRGRFRKEYRYSTLRENLLDS